Proteins co-encoded in one Neodiprion lecontei isolate iyNeoLeco1 chromosome 3, iyNeoLeco1.1, whole genome shotgun sequence genomic window:
- the LOC107225268 gene encoding serine/threonine-protein phosphatase 6 catalytic subunit — protein MSDIDKWIDIAKECKYLPENDLKKLCDMVCDLLLEESNIQPVSTPVTVCGDIHGQFYDLEELFRSGGPVPDTNYIFMGDFVDRGYYSLETFTRLLTLKAKWSDRITLLRGNHESRQITQVYGFYDECHNKYGNANAWKYCCRVFDLLTVAALIDEQVLCVHGGLSPAIRTLDQIRTIERNQEIPHKGAFCDLVWSDPEDVDTWTVSPRGAGWLFGSKVTHEFMGINDLQLICRAHQLVHEGYRYMFNDKLVTVWSAPNYCYRCGNIASILQFTTVDQRNAVLFQAVPDAERVIPPLTTTPYFL, from the exons ATGTCAGACATCGATAAATGGATTGATATTGCAAAAGAGTGCAAATACCTACCAGAAAATGACCTCAAG AAATTGTGTGACATGGTTTGCGATTTGCTCCTCGAAGAATCCAATATCCAGCCAGTATCGACTCCAGTAACCGTATGCGGTGATATTCACGGACAG TTCTACGACCTGGAGGAGTTGTTTCGGAGCGGAGGCCCAGTACCTGATACAAATTACATATTTATGGGAGATTTTGTCGATAGAGGATATTACAGCTTAGAAACATTTACCCGTCTGCTAACACTAAAGGCCAAATGGTCAGACAGGATAACGCTATTACGAGGAAATCATGAATCGCGCCAAATCACACAAGTTTATGGATTTTACG ATGAGTGTCACAATAAGTATGGAAATGCAAATGCGTGGAAGTACTGCTGCAGAGTATTCGATCTTCTTACAGTAGCTGCT tTAATTGACGAACAAGTGCTCTGTGTTCATGGTGGTTTGTCACCAGCTATTAGGACTCTAGATCAAATTAGGacaattgaaagaaatcaagaaATCCCACATAAAG GTGCTTTCTGTGATCTAGTGTGGTCCGACCCAGAAGATGTCGATACCTGGACAGTAAGCCCACGAGGAGCCGGATGGCTATTCGGAAGTAAAGTTACTCATGAATTTATGGGTATAAATGATCTTCAACTCATATGTAGAGCACATCAGTTAGTTCACGAAG GGTATAGATACATGTTCAATGATAAGTTGGTGACAGTTTGGTCGGCGCCAAACTATTGTTATCGATGTGGCAACATAGCCAGTATTCTACAGTTCACAACGGTGGACCAGAGAAATGCGGTGTTATTCCAGGCAGTGCCAGATGCCGAAAGAGTGATTCCCCCACTTACGACAACACCTTACTTTTTGTGA